In Arachis hypogaea cultivar Tifrunner chromosome 2, arahy.Tifrunner.gnm2.J5K5, whole genome shotgun sequence, a genomic segment contains:
- the LOC112751449 gene encoding protein LURP-one-related 15, whose product MMQNHQQQKQGFGGGIIGPQYCAPYNVDLAIVRKVLTLADSFSVTDINGQTLFTLKGSLLTLRDHRVLLDAAGTPVVTLRRKLMTAHDRWQVFRGDSSDMKDLIFSLKRSSFFQLKTKLDVFLAHNTEEKVCDFKVKGSWFERSCVIYAGESLNIVAQMHKKHTAQSIMFGKDNFMVTVYPNVDYAFIVALIVILDEINQDKNSDS is encoded by the exons ATGATGCAAAATCACCAGCAGCAGAAGCAGGGATTCGGCGGCGGAATCATTGGGCCGCAGTATTGTGCTCCATATAATGTTGACCTAGCAATTGTGAGGAAGGTGTTGACTTTGGCTGATAGTTTTAGTGTTACTGATATTAATGGACAAACCCTCTTCACCCTTAAGGGGTCCCTTTTGACCCTCCGGGACCACCGTGTCTTGCTCGACGCCGCTGGAACACCCGTTGTTACTCTTCGCCGGAAG CTTATGACGGCACATGATCGGTGGCAAGTGTTCAGGGGTGATAGCTCAGATATGAAAGATTTGATCTTCAGTTTAAAGAGATCATCTTTCTTCCAGCTGAAGACCAAATTAGACGTGTTCTTAGCCCATAATACAGAAGAAAAAGTTTGTGATTTTAAGGTTAAAGGAAGTTGGTTCGAGAGATCTTGTGTTATTTATGCTGGTGAATCTCTCAACATTGTGGCACAG ATGCACAAGAAGCACACTGCTCAAAGCATTATGTTTGGGAAAGATAATTTCATGGTCACAGTGTATCCCAACGTTGACTATGCCTTCATAGTTGCCCTAATTGTGATCCTTGACGAAATCAACCAAGACAAgaacagtgattcataa